From Gammaproteobacteria bacterium:
AGGTGCCAACGCCCGACCTCTTCGCCACCCCGGGCCAGGAGCCGGGCCGAGTTGCGCCGGGAAAGCGCCATGTAGCCCAGGTGCTGAAGGGCTACGATGAGCAGGATCAGATGGGTCATGCCTCGATCAGCATCATCGCGGCAGTGAATCCGGGGCCGAGCGAAGTGAGCAGGATGCGGCCCGTGGCGCCCGCCTGCAGGGCACGTTCCAGGACGAACAAGGCCGTGGGCGCGGACATGTTTCCGTGACGGCGAAGGATCTCCCGGGAATGGATCAGGGCATCCGGGGGCAGGTCGAGCGCCTCCTCCAGCGCGTCGAGAACCCGCGCTCCGCCGGGGTGCGCGGCGTACACGTCGATTTGCTCCAGCGAGAGGTCGCGGGACTGGAGGAAACCCTCGACCGCGCCGCGAAAGCGCCGCCGGACGATGTCCGGGATGCTGCGCGAGAACAGGACGCCGAACTCACCCGCTTCGCCGAAGTCCCAACCCATGACATCCAGGGAGCCGGGCCAGGTGTACTCGCCCCAGTCCCGGACCGCCGGCCCCCGGCCCGACGTGCTCAGCACCGCGCCCGCGGCCCCGTCTCCGAAGAGCGCGGCCGCGACGACGTTGCTCTTCGACGCGTCGTCCTTCTGGAATGTGAGCGTGCACAGTTCGACGGTGAGGAACAGGACGTTCAGTTCGGGTTCGGCCCGGCACATCGCGCCGGCACGGGCCAGCCCCAGCACTCCGCCCGCGCAGCCGAG
This genomic window contains:
- a CDS encoding type III polyketide synthase; the encoded protein is MPPHDNAVRLNSLASGRAPHRYRQEELVPLGYEFFSHSFANFDRMARVYANAGIDSRQISMPLDWYRQPRTFSERNDVYIECSLAILEEVAARCLDQAGLEPGEVGGLVVVSSTGLATPTLDALLIDRLRLPPDIRRLPIFGLGCAGGVLGLARAGAMCRAEPELNVLFLTVELCTLTFQKDDASKSNVVAAALFGDGAAGAVLSTSGRGPAVRDWGEYTWPGSLDVMGWDFGEAGEFGVLFSRSIPDIVRRRFRGAVEGFLQSRDLSLEQIDVYAAHPGGARVLDALEEALDLPPDALIHSREILRRHGNMSAPTALFVLERALQAGATGRILLTSLGPGFTAAMMLIEA